From one Candidatus Hydrogenedentota bacterium genomic stretch:
- a CDS encoding carbon-nitrogen hydrolase family protein encodes MQSRFRNALLSIFVFCGAAAALAAAPEGWVPMEVREGTRPAFDYDPAGGPDGQGAFIIEADEREGLDGRWVKTFAVEGGQHYRFHALRKLTNVESPRRSALARVQWRGAQDQIVRHDFKGAKSFDGANPPVAEPEYPKERDTSAEGWTEVSDILLAPPEATKAIVELHFRWAPNAKCEWGAVSFDKSAPPEPRIVRLATVHYNPSGGKTAMDNCKQFAPFIAEAAKQKATLMVLPEALTCAGNGLSYFDVGEPIPGPSTEYFGGLAKEHGMYLVAGLVEREDHLIYNTSVLIDPQGGLVGKYRKVTLPRTEIDMGITPGHEYPVFETSFGKVGMMICYDGFFPEVARQLSNNGAEVIAFPVAGCNPLLAAARACENHVYVVSSSYTDKSYDWMVTGVFDREGDVIARAEEWGTITVAEVDLNKHLYWTSLGDFGAEIPHNRPLLPKGN; translated from the coding sequence ATGCAATCTCGTTTCAGGAATGCGCTACTTTCCATATTCGTCTTTTGCGGCGCGGCAGCGGCCCTCGCGGCTGCGCCGGAGGGATGGGTGCCCATGGAGGTTCGGGAGGGGACCCGGCCCGCCTTTGACTATGATCCCGCCGGTGGCCCCGATGGCCAGGGCGCCTTCATTATCGAGGCGGACGAACGGGAAGGGCTCGACGGGCGCTGGGTGAAAACCTTTGCGGTTGAGGGCGGACAACACTATCGCTTTCACGCCCTGCGCAAATTGACCAACGTTGAATCGCCCCGGCGATCCGCCCTCGCCCGGGTGCAATGGCGCGGGGCGCAGGATCAGATCGTGCGCCACGACTTCAAGGGGGCCAAGTCTTTCGACGGAGCCAATCCGCCCGTGGCGGAGCCGGAGTATCCGAAGGAGCGCGATACCAGCGCCGAGGGGTGGACGGAAGTGAGCGATATTCTCCTTGCGCCGCCGGAAGCGACCAAGGCCATCGTGGAGCTTCACTTCCGCTGGGCGCCGAACGCGAAGTGCGAGTGGGGGGCGGTTTCTTTTGACAAGAGCGCGCCACCGGAGCCGCGCATCGTGCGCCTGGCCACGGTGCACTACAATCCGAGCGGCGGCAAGACCGCGATGGACAACTGCAAGCAATTCGCGCCCTTTATCGCCGAGGCCGCGAAGCAGAAGGCAACGCTCATGGTGCTGCCCGAAGCGCTCACCTGCGCGGGCAATGGCCTGAGCTACTTCGATGTGGGTGAGCCTATTCCCGGCCCCTCTACCGAGTACTTCGGCGGCCTGGCCAAAGAGCATGGCATGTACCTCGTCGCTGGCCTGGTGGAGCGTGAGGATCACCTGATTTACAATACTTCGGTGCTCATCGATCCCCAGGGCGGCCTGGTGGGCAAGTACCGCAAGGTGACCCTGCCGCGTACCGAGATCGATATGGGCATCACACCGGGCCACGAGTATCCCGTCTTCGAGACGAGCTTCGGCAAGGTGGGGATGATGATTTGCTATGACGGCTTCTTCCCGGAGGTAGCGCGCCAGCTCAGCAACAATGGCGCGGAGGTTATCGCTTTTCCGGTGGCGGGCTGCAACCCCCTCCTCGCGGCGGCGCGGGCCTGCGAGAATCACGTGTACGTGGTGAGCAGCAGCTACACCGACAAGAGCTACGACTGGATGGTGACGGGCGTCTTTGATCGGGAGGGCGACGTCATTGCGCGGGCGGAGGAGTGGGGGACCATCACCGTTGCGGAGGTCGACCTCAACAAGCATCTATACTGGACCAGCCTGGGCGATTTTGGGGCGGAGATTCCCCACAACCGTCCCTTGTTGCCGAAGGGAAACTGA
- a CDS encoding P-II family nitrogen regulator has protein sequence MKKIEAIIKPSKLTDVKDALSAVGCQGLTVSEVKGFGRQKGHKEVYRGAEYVVEFQPKVKIEIVVDDDHLERAIKAIMDTANSGKIGDGKIFVLPVEEAVRIRTGETGSPAL, from the coding sequence ATGAAAAAAATAGAAGCGATAATCAAACCGTCGAAGCTGACCGACGTAAAAGATGCCCTTAGCGCTGTCGGGTGTCAGGGGCTTACCGTGAGCGAAGTAAAGGGCTTTGGACGGCAAAAGGGCCACAAGGAAGTGTATCGCGGCGCGGAGTACGTCGTGGAGTTCCAGCCGAAAGTGAAGATTGAGATCGTTGTGGATGACGATCATCTGGAACGGGCCATCAAGGCGATTATGGACACGGCCAATTCCGGCAAGATTGGTGACGGCAAGATTTTCGTGCTTCCCGTGGAGGAGGCAGTCCGCATTCGAACTGGCGAGACGGGGTCTCCGGCGCTCTAG
- a CDS encoding ammonium transporter: MQSYGNIRRSAWLALPGLTLLVPSVARAQDTLQGGDTAWILVASALVLFMMIPGLAMFYGGLVRTKNVLSLFLQCFLITAVVSVIWVAFGYSLAFSSAGMAEGSRGLNAFIGGLDRLFLSGVRPDSLRGTIPEALFVVFQMTFAIITPGLIIGAFAERMKFSAVLLFTVIWVALVYLPICHMVWGGPGAFLADLGTIDFAGGIVVHLTAAAAALVAAILVGPRKGYGKVPMMPHSLTMTMGGTAMLWVGWFGFNGGSALQASGQAAMAVLVTQISPCVAGLVWAVIERLKNGKTSALGFATGAIAGLAAITPASGSVGPFGAVVIGLTSGIFCYWAATRLKHKFGYDDALDVVGVHGGGGLVGTLLVGVLGSGTFGGWVSDLNIVRQVGVQTFASFFTIIYALIVSYLILKFVDKVIGLRIDAEGEEVGLDISEHGEVGYDL; encoded by the coding sequence ATGCAATCGTACGGCAATATTCGCCGATCCGCCTGGCTGGCCCTGCCCGGGCTTACCCTTTTGGTCCCCTCGGTGGCGCGTGCCCAGGACACGCTTCAAGGGGGAGACACGGCCTGGATCCTTGTGGCCTCGGCGTTGGTGCTTTTCATGATGATCCCCGGACTGGCCATGTTTTACGGCGGCCTGGTCCGCACGAAGAACGTGCTGTCGCTATTCTTGCAGTGCTTCCTGATTACCGCGGTGGTGAGCGTGATCTGGGTGGCATTCGGGTACAGCCTGGCCTTCAGCAGCGCCGGAATGGCCGAGGGCAGCCGTGGGTTGAATGCCTTCATCGGGGGCCTGGACCGGCTTTTTCTCTCCGGGGTCAGGCCAGATTCTCTGCGCGGCACCATTCCCGAAGCGCTCTTTGTCGTGTTTCAGATGACTTTTGCAATCATCACGCCGGGTTTGATCATCGGTGCATTCGCGGAACGGATGAAATTTTCCGCCGTGCTGCTTTTTACGGTGATCTGGGTCGCGCTGGTCTATCTTCCCATTTGTCACATGGTTTGGGGCGGTCCGGGCGCTTTTCTCGCGGACCTGGGCACGATCGACTTTGCCGGGGGCATTGTTGTTCACTTGACTGCGGCGGCGGCGGCTCTGGTTGCGGCAATTCTGGTTGGGCCGCGGAAAGGGTATGGCAAGGTGCCCATGATGCCCCACAGCCTTACGATGACCATGGGCGGTACGGCGATGTTGTGGGTGGGCTGGTTTGGCTTTAACGGAGGAAGCGCCCTGCAAGCCAGCGGTCAGGCGGCGATGGCGGTATTGGTCACGCAGATTTCTCCGTGCGTGGCGGGGCTGGTCTGGGCCGTGATTGAGCGGTTGAAGAACGGGAAGACGAGCGCACTTGGTTTTGCGACGGGCGCCATAGCGGGGCTGGCCGCGATCACGCCGGCCTCGGGTTCGGTCGGGCCCTTCGGCGCAGTTGTGATCGGCCTGACTTCCGGGATTTTCTGTTATTGGGCCGCCACGCGGCTCAAGCACAAGTTTGGCTATGATGACGCGCTTGACGTCGTGGGTGTTCACGGCGGTGGCGGTCTCGTGGGCACGCTGCTGGTCGGAGTGCTCGGGTCGGGAACTTTCGGCGGGTGGGTGAGCGATCTGAACATCGTCCGACAGGTGGGCGTGCAGACCTTTGCGTCGTTTTTTACAATTATCTATGCGCTGATCGTTTCCTACCTTATACTTAAGTTCGTGGACAAAGTGATCGGCCTTCGGATAGACGCGGAAGGCGAAGAGGTTGGATTGGATATTTCCGAGCACGGCGAAGTGGGCTACGACCTGTAG